The genomic interval ATACCGGGAAGCAGTAAAGCTCCAGCCCCCATGAGTAAGCCACCAATTCCACCTAACGTACCACCAGTCAATGTTCCATCAACAATGTCATCATCATAAGTTTCATCTTGTGTTGTATTAGCATGTTGTTGTTTTTTTGATACAATGTTAATTTCTTCTGATGTAAAGCCTTGTTGACGTAAAGTATTCACTGCATTTTCAGCTCTATCCCTCGATTCAAATACTCCAATAATGGTTTGGTTTTGCTTTTTGTTCTGTTGATAGTTTTGTTTTTGGTTTGAATTTTGTGTATTTGTCATATTGGTTGTATTCATGTTTCCTACTGGCGCCTGTTGCATTGTATTAGCAGTAGTGTTTGTTGCAGTATAACTATTTACCACGGTGTCTGAACTTGCTTGGTTTGGTAATTGATTGCAATTCTGTTTTTCCATGTGTAAACCTCCTAACATTAAATGCATTCCATGCAATTTAATGTTAGTTTATCCAGAGTACTTATTAATATGTATTTTCTTGACGCTCCCGATTTAAATTGCTATATCGATCATAAGCATTATTTATATCTACAATAATTACTTCATCTCCAATACGCTTTATTGCCTGCCATGGAATTGTCGTAGTTTTACTATCGCTGAAAAAGTTAAATAGTCCATTTCGCTTTGGTAGCAAGATAGTATGTATTCTGCCTGATTTATAATCAAAATTTAATTCACATTCATCAATTATCCCTAGGCGAGCTCCATCACCTAAATTGATAACTTCTTTACCTGATAACTCACTCAAGCGCATTTTCTTCACCCCTTACTATTCTTATAAAATAATTTCACAAAGAACGGCTGAACAATGGATAAAGCAATCGATAGAAAAGCTATTGGATCTATGTAGAAACCAAAAATCAATACTTTCTCTGGTACATCTAACTTTAGAAAAGATATAAGCATAACTAATGATAAATAGATACCACCAGAAACCGCGATTAATTCCTGCAGAGCCAATGATATTGGCGAAATTTTAATTTCATTACTGGCATTTATTTGGCGGTAATGCTTCATGCGTTCTAATACTGAAACTAGTAAGCCCCCAGTAAACAAAACAAGGAAAATTAACCAGGAATACATGATAGACCTCCATATACCTTCTATCTTAAGAATATGATGAAAAAACAATATTATGTTAAAAATAGCTTAGTGAAAGTTATGTATACTTCCACTAAGCTACTATAAAATCACTAATTACCTGTGCTGCCTAGGCCGCCTTTTCTAATTGAGAATATATCATGGTCATCTATGTCAGTTAATAAATATTTATAGAAAATTCCTTGTGCAATTCGAGCACCTTTATTAATCACTATTTCTTGTAAATTGTGATTATAAATAGCAATAAAAATGTGTCCTTCATTTTCACTATTATTGTAGTAGTCAGCATCAATAATCCCTTGGCTATTCATTAAACTTAATTTGTTTTTTATTGATAGACCAGAACGAATGTGTATGCCAAGGTATTCATCGGGCTGCATATACGCTTTAATACCTGTAGGTACTAGACTAAGGGAGTTTGGAGGTACTATTATATCTTCGGCGGCGGCTATATCATAGCCTGCGCTGCATTGTGTTTTTCGAGTAGGAATAATAATATCTTTATCTTTATAAGTAGAAATCAATTCAAAACCTCTTAACCTCATCATATATCTCCTCACTTATCGGTCCTAATGCTGTAAAACATAGAGTATTTGGATTAAACATTTGTTGTGTTATAGAGTGCACTTGCTCTAAAGAAACTTTATCAATGTTAGCAACTACCTCATCTAGAGTAATATACTTTCCTAATGTAAGTTCCATCTTCCCAAGCCGCGACATACGGCTACTTGAGCTTTCAAGTGCTAATAATAAATTACCTTTTAATTGTTCTTTCGTTTTGGTAAGCTCTCTAGCTGTAATGCCCTTATTCTTTAATTCAAAAATAGTTTGTCTCACTAATTCTACTACCTGGCATGCATTACTAGGACGTGTTCCAGCATAAATGGTAAATAGACCAGCATCGCTATAATTCGTCTGGTAAGAATAGATGGAGTAAGCAAGTCCCTTTTCTTCTCGAATCGTCTGAAATAATCGTGAACTGATACCTCCACCCAAAATATTATTTATTATGTGAAAGGTATAGATATCTGGTGATAACTGGGATACACTACTAGTTCCTAAACAAAGATGTACTTGCTCGATCGTTTTGGATTGGATTGTCTGATTTGGTTTTAATTCTGGGACAGTTGGGTTACCTTGTTTTTTATTGCCTGCCATTTTTCCAAAGTAGTGGTTTGTTAACTCTACTAGCCTTTCGTGGTTCAAATTACCAGCGGCGGCAATAACAATATTATCAGGGGTATAGAAATTTTGGTAGTATTCAAGAAGAAGTGGCTTGTTAAAATTTTCAATAGAAGGTACAGTGCCGATAATATTACGCCCAAGGGCATGCCCTGCCCAGATATTACTATGGTGAAGATCATGTACTAACTCATCGGGAGTATCTTCATACATATGGACTTCTTCTAAAACTACTTCTCTTTCACGGTTAATATCTTCCTGCTCAAATTTAGAAGATAAAAGCATATCGCTAAGAACATCCAGTGCAAGTTCTAGATGAGTATCGAGAACTTTTATATAATAGCAAGTATGTTCTTTATCGGTGAAAGCATTGATTTGTCCTCCAACTTCGTCTACCATTTCAGCAATATCCTTTGCAGAACGGTTCTCAGTACCTTTGAAGATCATGTGCTCAATAAAATGAGAAATGCCATGATTATGTTGTTGCTCAGTTCGAGAGCCAGTTCCTATCCATATTCCTAAAGTAACTGATTTTACATAAGGAATGGCTTCAGAGACAACACGAATACTATTTGGCAATGTTGATTTACGATACATATACTACTCCTTTTGTTCTATATCTAATCATATAAACTAATTTCTATTGGTATATGATAAATCCTGCTTGTTTACTAGATAACAATGGGAATAAAGATTTTATATAAAAAAAACAGAGATATAATATCTCTGTTTTTTACATAGTAAGCATTTGCTGCAAATTTATTAATTCTTAAAATATGCTACTGTACCATTAAAGATACCTTGTGCAATTTTACTACGATAGGAATCACTATTCAGTTGAGCTGCCTCTTCTTGATTTGAAACAAAACCCATTTCAACTAGTGTACTTGGCATAGATGTGTTGCGAAGCACATGAAAAGTAGCTGAGGAGGTTCCTTTATCAATTGCACCAGTTTCTTTGACAAGAGCTGTTTCTATTTCTGATGCTAGTGTAGAGGATTTTCCTGCAGGATAGAAAGCCATAGCTCCTTTAATACTACTATCGGGATTTTCATTAGAATGTATACTAATGAAAATATCAGCATGGTTATCTTCAGCCATCGTAACTCTAGCTGCTAACTCTTCCCCTAATGAACTTCCTTCAGGGGCAACGGTTCGATCCTTATCTCGAGTCATAATTACTTTAGCACCAGCTTGTACTAATTTATCACGCAATTTTAGTCCTACTGCCAGGTTATTATCAGACTCTCGTGTGTTATTGGCTACTGCTCCAGGATTACTACCACCATGTCCAGGATCTATAACAATAGTTTTATTTTTTAATGTCGTATCATTAGTTGATCCCGGCGGCACTGTTGTCGGTGATTTAGTGTTATTACCATCAAAAATGTTAAATACAGGGCCAAGAATCTTTTTGAAGATTAAGTTAAACAATTGCCCAAATATGCCCCCACCACCAGTATTTGAACTATTTGAATCTGCTATCGTAGTTGCAGCTAATGTATTTAGTATGTTATCAGTTGACGCCGCATGGGTGATTGGAATAGGAATTATTATATTAAATAAAAGTAAAGATAGAATAATATAGGATAAAAATTTGTTTTTATTCACTGGATACCTCCACAACGATATAAATTACTTTCTTGAAAATACAGTTTTTAAAGTCTTCCAAGAGTTAGGATCCTCTTCACCAAGCTTCCACATTGCAGCACCTGCAATATCATATTTGTTCACTAAATCAAGCTTGTATTTAAGGCTCTCACTATTTTCATACCATACCTGATGACTAATTCCATCAGCACCGGTATAGTCAAAATAAGGAGACTTAGAAGTTTTATCAAATACAACAGAACTATTAAATTGCTGTACTAAATTCATGATGGCTCCATTCTCTAAACTTTCTACTCCTTTGCTAGACCAATCATAGCCATAGGCTGCAATACCAATATAGACCTTATTTTTAGGTATAAATTTCAATGCATATTTGAGGTTGTTTTCTACCCAGTTTATATCAGCAATTGGGCCAGCTTTACTCCAAGTACCATGATTATCGTAAGTCATAATCATAATTTTATCGGCATATTTAGCCAATTGCGCATAATCATATGCAATAGACACATCATTTGACTCGTCCTGTTTCGGAAATACATCAATAGAAATAATATAGCCTTGTGGCTTAAGACGTAATGAAAGCTCTTCCATGAAGGATGACAAATTATCTCTGTCCTGTGCATCAACCATTTCAAAATCTACATTTATACCATCAAGATTATACTTTTTAATATAAGCCTCAAGATTATTGATTGCGTTCGTTCGTAAGGACGGAGAATTTAGTATCTTGTGAATTGGTGATATATCTCCTGTTTTTTTTGCATTATTAACTAGCAGTAAAACAGAAACATTGTTTTGATGTGCGAATTTAACTACTGAATCATGATCGTTACCACCTCGATCACTTACAGTAGCATCTTCCTCTAAGGTAGTCCAAAAAGGAGCAATTGTTTTAATTACATCCGTATTTTTTGATAATGAGTTAAAAGAAGAAGTATCTGTTCCCCACCATTCAGCATAAAAGCCAATAAGCTCCTTTTGAGAATTAGTTATTTTGGAAGGAGAGTCAATATTACCTGGATCCTGAGGAATAGTCATGTTACCAAGAACTTTTCCCATAAGAAGACCAAGTAGTATATTGATGAAACTAGTTCCAGAGGATGCTTCACTTGCGCCATTAATTTGATTACTAATTGTTGATTTTAAGCTATCAGTAAGGCTTGATGCATATACAGGGGCTGTTGCAGGCAGCAGAAAAGATAAGGCTATCAGCATAATAAGAAACCACGCTGTTGGCCTTTTGTAATTTTTCATATATCAACCTCCAAAAGTATTACAATAACAAAGCGATAATAGTTATGTAAACATAATAACACATATGAAGAGTCCTATCAATAACAAAAACAGGCATTTATATGCCTGTTTTTGTTATTTAATGATATCAGAAACCGTTGATATCTGATATCCTTTGTTTTTAATTTGCTGAATTAGTTCTGGTAATGCTTTAGCGGTTACCTCGGTAGGATGGATCAGAATGATCGCTCCATTGTGTAATTTCTTCATTACTCTACTAATGATAATTTCGGTTGGAGGGCGTTGCCAGTCAATTGTATCAATGCTCCACATAATAGTTGTGTAACCAAGCTCATTTGCAGCATATAAGACTGTATCATTATATTCACCATATGGTGGCGCGTATAATGTTGTCTTTATTGTAGTGAGTTCCTTAACTAAATCTTCCGTACGAACAATTTGTTCTTTATTTTTTTCTTTACTGAGAGCATTTGGATGAGGGTGGCTGTAGGTGTGATTGCCTAATTCGTGGCCATGGTTTGCTAATTCAGTAACTAAAGAGGGAAAACGTTTACCCCAACTTCCTCCAATGAAAAACGTTATTTTTATATTATTTTCATCAAGAGTATTTAACATGGTAGGTAAAAATTCTTCACCCCAAAAAACATTGCAAGCAAAGGCAACTTTCGGTTCTGCTGCGTTACCATGAAAAATAGGAAGTGGCTTTGCAACAGATTGTGCATTATTAAAAATAGGTTGTAATAGACCTGATAAGATAATGATTGCAAAGAATACACCAGCAGAAAATAATATATACCACCGTTGAACTCGGACGACTAAGAACCATTTCAAAGGAATCACCTCTAATTTTTTACTATTCTATTAATTAGAGGATGATTTTATGAAATAAAAAAACATAAACCTTATGGTTTATGTTTATCTTTTATTAGATTTGTTCTTTTTTCTCAGTTTCAACAGGTAAGAGTTCTTTGCGTGAAAGGTTAATACGACCTTGGCGATCAACTTCAGTTACTTTTACTAAAATTTCATCTCCAACTTTTACAACATCCTCCACTTTCTCTACGCGTTCGCGAGCCAATTGGGAAATGTGTACAAGTCCTTCCTTACCAGGAAGTATTTCAACAAAAGCACCAAAGTTCATCAAACGAGTGACTTTACCAGTATAGCTACTACCAACCTCTACTTCTCTGACTAAAGTCTCAATAATCTTTACTGCCTTCTGGCCTGCTTCCATATCAACTGCAGCTATAAAAACTTTACCATCATCTTCAATATCAATTTTAACGCCTGTCTCTTCAATAATCTTTTTAATTGTTTTACCACCAGGCCCAATTACATCCCGTATCTTATCTGGATGAATTTCCATAGTGATAATTCGAGGAGCAAAAGGAGATAACTCAGCTCTCGGTTTTTCTATTACCTCTATGATTTTATTCATTATATGCATACGGCCACGATGCGCTTGTGCGAGAGCGCTTGATAGAATTTCTTTGGTTATACCAGCAATTTTAATGTCCATTTGAATTGCTGTAATACCAGCTGTTGTTCCAGCAACTTTAAAGTCCATATCACCTAAAGCATCTTCTAATCCTTGAATATCAGTAAGAATTGAATAGTCCTCTCCATCTTTAACTAAACCCATAGCAACTCCAGAAACTGGGCGTTTAATTGGTACACCAGCATCTAGAAGAGATAAGGTGCTACCACAAACACTTGCCATTGAACTAGAACCATTTGATTCTAAAATTTCAGAGACTAATCGAATTGTATAAGGAAATTCAACTTCTGAAGGAATTACGGGTACTAGTGCGCGTTCAGCTAGAGCACCGTGTCCAATTTCTCTACGACCTGGTCCACGAGATGGTCTTGTTTCACCAACGCTAAAGGATGGAAAATTATAATGATGCATATAGCGTTTTGATTCTTCAACACCTAGGCCGTCAAGAATCTGTTCGTCACCCATTGCACCAAGAGTAGTAATTGTTAATGCTTGGGTTTGTCCACGAGTAAACAACGCGGAGCCATGTGTTCGTGCAAATAAACCAATCGCACAACTAATTGGTCGAACTTCTTCTAATTCCCGACCATCAGGGCGTATTTTATCAACTGTAATCATTTTGCGAACGACTTCTTTTATGATTTTTTGCATCATGTTTTGAACGTCTTTACCATTTTCAGGATAAATGGCAGCAAAGTGTTCGGCAACTTGCTTTTTAGCTTGTTTCATATTTTCTTCACGAGTTAATTTATCAGAATTTCTAACTGCTGTTATGAAACTTTCGGTAGCAAAATCGCGAACCGCACTGTTAATATCTGCAGGTATTTCATATAACTTTATCTCGCGTTTTGGTTTGCCTATTTCCGCAACTATCTTTTCTTGTAAGGCAATGAGGCTCCGAATAATATCATGTCCAAAGCTAATTGCTTGCAAAATAATTTCTTCCGATAATTCATTTGCACCAGCTTCTACCATAAGGACAGCATCTTTTGTTCCCGCGACAACTAAGTTAAGTTCACTTAACTTTTGTTGCTCAACTGTAGGATTGGTTATAAATTCATTATTAATTAAACCAATTCGTACACCACCAATTGGGCCATTAAAAGGAATATCGGAAATTGATAGTGCGCAGGATGCGCCAATCATCGCTGGAATTTCGGGTGAATTATCTTGATCCACTGAGAGTACAGTAGCAACTACTTGTACATCATTACGAAAACCGCTAGCAAACAACGGCCGAATTGGTCTATCAATTAAACGGCTAGCAAGAATAGAGGACTCACTTGGGCGTCCTTCTCTTTTGATAAAGCCTCCTGGAATTTTGCCGACTGAATATAATTTTTCCTCATAATCTACTGTGAGTGGGAAAAAATCAATGCCTTCTCTCGGCTCGGCTGAAGCAGTAGCAGTGACTAATACCGCAGTGTCTCCATATCTGACTAGAACTGATCCACCGGCTTGTTTGGCCATTGTACCTGATTCTATAATCAGGGTTCTATCTCCCAACTGCATTTCAAATTTATACAT from Pelosinus sp. IPA-1 carries:
- a CDS encoding general stress protein, whose protein sequence is MEKQNCNQLPNQASSDTVVNSYTATNTTANTMQQAPVGNMNTTNMTNTQNSNQKQNYQQNKKQNQTIIGVFESRDRAENAVNTLRQQGFTSEEINIVSKKQQHANTTQDETYDDDIVDGTLTGGTLGGIGGLLMGAGALLLPGIGPILAVGPITAAVGGAIAGGIAGGLIDWGIPAEASQRYEQEVAQGSILAIIRTDTTKVTSAAQILRQNGAKDVENHSK
- a CDS encoding YlmC/YmxH family sporulation protein, translated to MRLSELSGKEVINLGDGARLGIIDECELNFDYKSGRIHTILLPKRNGLFNFFSDSKTTTIPWQAIKRIGDEVIIVDINNAYDRYSNLNRERQENTY
- a CDS encoding dUTP diphosphatase (catalyzes the formation of dUMP from dUTP) is translated as MRLRGFELISTYKDKDIIIPTRKTQCSAGYDIAAAEDIIVPPNSLSLVPTGIKAYMQPDEYLGIHIRSGLSIKNKLSLMNSQGIIDADYYNNSENEGHIFIAIYNHNLQEIVINKGARIAQGIFYKYLLTDIDDHDIFSIRKGGLGSTGN
- a CDS encoding pitrilysin family protein, whose protein sequence is MYRKSTLPNSIRVVSEAIPYVKSVTLGIWIGTGSRTEQQHNHGISHFIEHMIFKGTENRSAKDIAEMVDEVGGQINAFTDKEHTCYYIKVLDTHLELALDVLSDMLLSSKFEQEDINREREVVLEEVHMYEDTPDELVHDLHHSNIWAGHALGRNIIGTVPSIENFNKPLLLEYYQNFYTPDNIVIAAAGNLNHERLVELTNHYFGKMAGNKKQGNPTVPELKPNQTIQSKTIEQVHLCLGTSSVSQLSPDIYTFHIINNILGGGISSRLFQTIREEKGLAYSIYSYQTNYSDAGLFTIYAGTRPSNACQVVELVRQTIFELKNKGITARELTKTKEQLKGNLLLALESSSSRMSRLGKMELTLGKYITLDEVVANIDKVSLEQVHSITQQMFNPNTLCFTALGPISEEIYDEVKRF
- a CDS encoding N-acetylmuramoyl-L-alanine amidase; this encodes MNKNKFLSYIILSLLLFNIIIPIPITHAASTDNILNTLAATTIADSNSSNTGGGGIFGQLFNLIFKKILGPVFNIFDGNNTKSPTTVPPGSTNDTTLKNKTIVIDPGHGGSNPGAVANNTRESDNNLAVGLKLRDKLVQAGAKVIMTRDKDRTVAPEGSSLGEELAARVTMAEDNHADIFISIHSNENPDSSIKGAMAFYPAGKSSTLASEIETALVKETGAIDKGTSSATFHVLRNTSMPSTLVEMGFVSNQEEAAQLNSDSYRSKIAQGIFNGTVAYFKN
- a CDS encoding glycosyl hydrolase family 18 protein gives rise to the protein MKNYKRPTAWFLIMLIALSFLLPATAPVYASSLTDSLKSTISNQINGASEASSGTSFINILLGLLMGKVLGNMTIPQDPGNIDSPSKITNSQKELIGFYAEWWGTDTSSFNSLSKNTDVIKTIAPFWTTLEEDATVSDRGGNDHDSVVKFAHQNNVSVLLLVNNAKKTGDISPIHKILNSPSLRTNAINNLEAYIKKYNLDGINVDFEMVDAQDRDNLSSFMEELSLRLKPQGYIISIDVFPKQDESNDVSIAYDYAQLAKYADKIMIMTYDNHGTWSKAGPIADINWVENNLKYALKFIPKNKVYIGIAAYGYDWSSKGVESLENGAIMNLVQQFNSSVVFDKTSKSPYFDYTGADGISHQVWYENSESLKYKLDLVNKYDIAGAAMWKLGEEDPNSWKTLKTVFSRK
- a CDS encoding polysaccharide deacetylase family protein, with the protein product MIPLKWFLVVRVQRWYILFSAGVFFAIIILSGLLQPIFNNAQSVAKPLPIFHGNAAEPKVAFACNVFWGEEFLPTMLNTLDENNIKITFFIGGSWGKRFPSLVTELANHGHELGNHTYSHPHPNALSKEKNKEQIVRTEDLVKELTTIKTTLYAPPYGEYNDTVLYAANELGYTTIMWSIDTIDWQRPPTEIIISRVMKKLHNGAIILIHPTEVTAKALPELIQQIKNKGYQISTVSDIIK
- a CDS encoding polyribonucleotide nucleotidyltransferase, giving the protein MYKFEMQLGDRTLIIESGTMAKQAGGSVLVRYGDTAVLVTATASAEPREGIDFFPLTVDYEEKLYSVGKIPGGFIKREGRPSESSILASRLIDRPIRPLFASGFRNDVQVVATVLSVDQDNSPEIPAMIGASCALSISDIPFNGPIGGVRIGLINNEFITNPTVEQQKLSELNLVVAGTKDAVLMVEAGANELSEEIILQAISFGHDIIRSLIALQEKIVAEIGKPKREIKLYEIPADINSAVRDFATESFITAVRNSDKLTREENMKQAKKQVAEHFAAIYPENGKDVQNMMQKIIKEVVRKMITVDKIRPDGRELEEVRPISCAIGLFARTHGSALFTRGQTQALTITTLGAMGDEQILDGLGVEESKRYMHHYNFPSFSVGETRPSRGPGRREIGHGALAERALVPVIPSEVEFPYTIRLVSEILESNGSSSMASVCGSTLSLLDAGVPIKRPVSGVAMGLVKDGEDYSILTDIQGLEDALGDMDFKVAGTTAGITAIQMDIKIAGITKEILSSALAQAHRGRMHIMNKIIEVIEKPRAELSPFAPRIITMEIHPDKIRDVIGPGGKTIKKIIEETGVKIDIEDDGKVFIAAVDMEAGQKAVKIIETLVREVEVGSSYTGKVTRLMNFGAFVEILPGKEGLVHISQLARERVEKVEDVVKVGDEILVKVTEVDRQGRINLSRKELLPVETEKKEQI